The Apium graveolens cultivar Ventura chromosome 6, ASM990537v1, whole genome shotgun sequence genome contains a region encoding:
- the LOC141666050 gene encoding secreted RxLR effector protein 161-like, protein MYRANNTRPYIAFVVNLLARFSAAPMDKHWNGIKYIFRYLRGTTDFGLFFPKNSTSQLIGYADVGYLSILHFGKSQTRYVFTYCGTTISWKSTKQTTVATSTNHSELIAIHETSRECVWLRFIIKNIQESCRLPDITKSPIVMFEDNTSCIDQLKEGYVKGDMTKHISPKFFYTHEFQKNGEIDVQQIGSCDNLINLFTKSLPNSTFVTCQWSENPIRPDPIRGHFSGYGSTY, encoded by the coding sequence ATGTATCGTGCAAATAATACAAGGCCATATATTGCATTTGTTGTGAATTTATTGGCTAGATTTAGCGCTGCTCCGATGGACAAACATTGGAATGGGATCAAATATATATTCCGTTATCTTCGTGGAACAACAGACTTTGGATTATTCTTCCCGAAAAACTCGACTTCTCAATTGATTGGATATGCAGACGTTGGATATTTGTCAATTCTTCATTTTGGTAAATCACAAACTAGATATGTGTTTACATATTGCGGCACAACCATTTCATGGAAATCTACGAAGCAAACTACAGTTGCGACCTCAACAAATCACTCTGAACTTATTGCAATTCATGAAACTAGTAGAGAATGTGTTTGGTTGCGATTTATCATCAAGAATATTCAAGAATCATGTAGATTACCAGACATCACAAAAAGTCCTATTGTCATGTTTGAGGACAACACTTCATGCATTGATCAACTCAAGGAAGGATATGTTAAAGGAGACATGACGAAACACATTTCACCAAAATTCTTCTATACTCATGAGTTTCAAAAGAATGGTGAAATTGATGTACAACAAATTGGATCATGTGACAACCTTATTAATTTATTCACGAAATCATTACCAAATTCAACATTTGTGACCTGTCAATGGAGCGAAAATCCGATCCGACCCGATCCGATCCGAGGTCATTTTAGTGGATATGGATCGACCTATTAA
- the LOC141667605 gene encoding vacuolar-sorting receptor 3-like has protein sequence MGLKKLVFFGFMVVSLCELVMGKFVVEKNSFRVTSPDNLKGTHDSAIGNFGIPQYGGSMAGTVVYPKDNKKGCKSFDDFGISFKSKPGSLPTFVLVDRGDCFFALKVWNVQNAGASAVLVADDIEEPLITMDTPEEDVKAAKYIQNITIPSALLDKSFGEKLKKAISNGDMVNVNLDWRESVPHPDDRVEYELWTNSNDECGIKCDMLMDFVKDFKGAAQLLEKGGYTQFTPHYITWYCPMAFTISKQCKSQCINHGRYCAPDPEQDFSSGYDGKDVVIENLRQLCVFKVANESQKPWVWWDYVTDFQIRCPMKEKKYNKECADSVIKSLGLDSKKIEKCMGDPNADSDNPVLKEEQDAQVGKGTRGDVTILPTLVVNNRQYRGKLAKGAVLKALCSGFEETTEPAVCLSGDVETNECMDKNGGCWEDKSSNITACKDTFRGRVCECPVVDGVQFKGDGYSSCEASGPGRCKVNNGGCWHETRDGHAFSACSDKENGKCVCPPGFKGDGVKSCVDVDECKDKKACQCPECSCKNTWGSYECTCSGDNLYMREHDTCISTTATEGKSAWTAVWVILIGLAMAAGGAYMVYKYRLRSYMDSEIRAIMAQYMPLDSQSEIPNHVSDDRA, from the exons ATGGGTCTGAAAAAATTAGTGTTTTTTGGGTTTATGGTCGTTAGTTTATGTGAATTAGTGATGGGTAAGTTTGTAGTGGAGAAAAACAGCTTTAGAGTTACATCTCCAGATAATTTAAAGGGGACTCATGATAGTGCAATTGGGAACTTTGGGATACCTCAATATGGTGGAAGTATGGCTGGTACTGTTGTTTATCCTAAAGATAATAAGAAAGGGTGTAAGAGTTTTGATGATTTTGGGATTTCCTTCAAGTCCAAGCCTGGGTCTTTGCCTACTTTTGTGTTGGTTGATCGTGGAG ATTGCTTTTTTGCCCTGAAAGTGTGGAATGTCCAAAATGCCGGTGCTTCTGCTGTTCTTGTAGCGGATGACATTGAGGAACCATTAATAACCATGGACACACCTGAAGAGGATGTTAAAGCTGCAAAATATATTCAGAACATTACAATACCTTCTGCACTACTTGACAAATCATTTGGTGAAAAATTGAAGAAAGCAATTAGTAATGGGGATATGGTCAATGTGAATCTTGATTGGAGAGAATCTGTTCCTCACCCAGATGATCGTGTGGAATATGAGCTTTGGACGAACAGTAATGACGAATGTGGTATTAAATGCGATATGCTGATGGACTTTGTAAAAGATTTCAAGGGTGCGGCCCAACTGCTTGAAAAAGGCGGTTATACTCAGTTCACTCCTCATTACATAACATGGTATTGTCCTATGGCATTCACAATAAGCAAGCAGTGCAAATCCCAGTGCATTAATCACGGTAGATATTGTGCTCCTGATCCGGAACAGGATTTCAGTTCAGGTTATGATGGAAAAGATGTGGTTATTGAAAATTTAAGACAGTTATGTGTGTTCAAAGTGGCGAATGAGAGCCAAAAACCTTGGGTCTGGTGGGACTACGTTACGGATTTCCAAATTAGATGTCCTATGAAGgagaaaaagtacaacaaggAATGTGCTGACAGTGTTATCAAATCATTAG GGCTTGATTCCAAAAAGATCGAGAAGTGTATGGGGGATCCTAATGCTGATTCGGACAACCCTGTTTTGAAAGAAGAGCAAGATGCTCAA GTTGGGAAAGGGACAAGAGGTGATGTAACCATATTGCCAACCCTTGTTGTCAATAATCGGCAGTACAGAG GAAAGTTGGCTAAAGGGGCTGTTCTAAAGGCCTTATGTTCTGgttttgaggaaacaactgaACCAGCTGTATGTTTGAGTGGTG ATGTTGAGACAAATGAGTGCATGGACAAAAATGGAGGCTGCTGGGAAGATAAATCCAGCAACATCACTGCCTGCAAG GATACATTTCGTGGGAGGGTATGTGAGTGCCCTGTAGTTGACGGCGTGCAGTTTAAGGGTGACGGTTATAGCTCTTGTGAAG CAAGTGGACCTGGTCGCTGTAAGGTTAATAATGGAGGTTGTTGGCATGAAACCCGGGATGGCCATGCCTTCTCTGCTTGTTCG GATAAAGAGAATGGCAAATGTGTGTGTCCTCCAGGATTTAAAGGCGATGGTGTTAAAAGTTGTGTAG ATGTTGACGAATGCAAAGACAAGAAAGCGTGTCAGTGCCCTGAATGCAGCTGCAAGAATACGTGGGGCAGCTATGAGTGCACATGTTCTGGGGATAATCTTTACATGAGGGAGCATGATACCTGCATAA GTACGACTGCAACTGAAGGAAAATCTGCATGGACTGCTGTTTGGGTCATTCTGATAGGTTTGGCTATGGCCGCTGGTGGAGCATATATGGTTTACAAATATAGATTGAGG TCATACATGGACTCGGAGATCAGAGCCATAATGGCACAATACATGCCGCTAGACAGCCAAAGTGAAATTCCAAATCATGTCAGCGATGACCGAGCTTGA